The proteins below are encoded in one region of Rana temporaria chromosome 2, aRanTem1.1, whole genome shotgun sequence:
- the NXPH4 gene encoding neurexophilin-4, whose translation MDLLTWAFAMFCQWILHKVLCLEGHMTKTLGYLDLGATGMVKNGPYGTTKPHSLHPPRVFHSDPFKPAKPPMQSPMTPWEWSKNQTLLTGGIGQRAKRKPSMKTGRTKKIFGWGDFYFNIKTVKFSLLVTGKIVDHINGTFSVYFRHNSSSLGNVSVSIVPPTKVVEFDLLQQSTLDTRETKTFNCRVEYENTNKALKNKPCLYDPAKNCYMEHTQSHAAWLCAKPFKVICIFISFYSIDYKLVQKVCPDYNFQNDHPYFG comes from the coding sequence GTGCTTTGTTTAGAAGGCCATATGACAAAAACATTAGGATACCTGGACTTGGGGGCAACAGGAATGGTAAAGAATGGACCATATGGTACCACCAAGCCTCACTCACTCCATCCACCCAGGGTTTTCCACAGTGATCCTTTCAAACCAGCAAAACCTCCAATGCAATCTCCCATGACTCCCTGGGAGTGGAGCAAGAATCAAACACTGCTCACTGGTGGGATTGGTCAAAGAGCTAAACGCAAACCTTCCATGAAAACTGGGAGAACCAAGAAAATCTTTGGATGGGGAGATTTCTATTTTAACATCAAAACCGTCAAGTTCAGTCTACTGGTGACCGGAAAGATTGTTGACCACATTAATGGGACGTTCAGTGTCTATTTTCGGCATAACTCCTCTAGCCTTGGAAATGTGTCTGTCAGTATTGTTCCACCTACAAAAGTGGTAGAGTTTGACCTTCTACAGCAATCTACATTGGATACCAGAGAAACAAAGACATTTAACTGTAGGGTGGAATATGAAAACACCAACAAAGCCTTGAAGAACAAACCCTGCCTCTATGATCCAGCCAAAAACTGCTATATGGAACATACCCAAAGTCATGCCGCATGGCTTTGTGCTAAACCATTCAAGGTCATTTGCATCTTTATCTCCTTCTACAGTATTGACTACAAGCTGGTGCAGAAAGTgtgtccagattacaattttcaAAATGATCACCCCTACTTTGGTTGA